The sequence below is a genomic window from Mycobacterium spongiae.
CACGATCAGTAACGAGATCAGCCCGTTGTGCCAGAGGCCGTAAGCGATGGCGGCCAGGATGAGCGCCGGAATGCGGAACGCCATCAATGTCATGTATTTGCGCACCCGCGCGCGATGCTGTGCCTCGTACGAGGGAGCGGCCGCGGTGATCAGTACCGGCTTGCCCTTGTCGTCGAAGTCGTCGAAGTCGTCGAAGTCGTCGGAGTCCTCGAAGTCACCGAAACCCAGCCCAGAGCCGCGCTTCATATGTCCACTGTCCCACAATGCATCGATTCCAGCCCATTCTGGTCGCCCGGCCAGACTGCGGGCCAGTCAGAGGGCACAATGTCAGGTATGGATACCCAGACGATCGAGCGCCCGGATACCGACGAACGCGTCGACGATGGGACCGGAAGCGATACGCCGAAGTACTTCCACTACGTGAAGAAGGACAAGATCGCCGAGAGTGCGGTCATGGGTAGCCACGTGGTCGCGCTGTGCGGTGAAGTCTTTCCCGTTACCCGCGCCGCGAAGCCCGGATCACCAGTGTGTCCGGATTGCAAGCAGATCTACGACCGGCTTAAGAAGGGCTGATCAGTTCGGCTGGTCCGCCTCGGCGGTGTCCGGCTGCGCCGATGGTGAACGAGCTGCTCTTCTGGCGGCGCATGTGCGGGCCTCCACCCATTTGCGCA
It includes:
- a CDS encoding DUF3039 domain-containing protein, with amino-acid sequence MDTQTIERPDTDERVDDGTGSDTPKYFHYVKKDKIAESAVMGSHVVALCGEVFPVTRAAKPGSPVCPDCKQIYDRLKKG
- a CDS encoding DUF3099 domain-containing protein, which gives rise to MWDSGHMKRGSGLGFGDFEDSDDFDDFDDFDDKGKPVLITAAAPSYEAQHRARVRKYMTLMAFRIPALILAAIAYGLWHNGLISLLIVAASIPLPWMAVLIANDRPPRSADEPRRFDDVRRTPLFPTAERPALERPRRRPPHSDSPGFQNHG